In one window of Lynx canadensis isolate LIC74 chromosome A3, mLynCan4.pri.v2, whole genome shotgun sequence DNA:
- the WFDC10A gene encoding WAP four-disulfide core domain protein 10A yields MPTQALLPILLLSVLLPLLQVQGGHRTLNRMQKIEQFNEVKVCEKHTNIYMCRRPCEYHQDCQANNICCSTFCGNICMTL; encoded by the exons ATGCCAACCCAGGCTCTCCTGCCCATCCTGCTCCTCTCTGTGTTGCTGCCGCTGCTACAGGTCCAGGGAGGGCACCGTACACTGAACAGGATGCAGA AAATAGAGCAGTTCAATGAAGTCAAGGTTTGTGAAAAGCACACCAACATATATATGTGCAGACGTCCATGTGAATATCACCAAGATTGTCAAGCAAATAACATATGCTGTTCAACCTTCTGTGGGAATATCTGCATGACACTCTAG